Proteins encoded by one window of Armatimonadota bacterium:
- a CDS encoding endonuclease V, producing MTPWPASAEDLIREQERLAALRPPPWRMGAEEVAVGGCFVCFPRGYEGEGAAGDPAWAAAVVVRHGRLLAEVVVRARAAAPYRPGLLALREGPALEDAVRALPIRPDVLLVNATGRDHPRRAGLALHLGARLDLPTVGVTDRPLMAAGPPPGPHRGSASPLTIGEEVVAYWVRTRTASRPVVAHAAWRTDPETAAAVILRTATAARTPEPLRLARRAARAARAADAG from the coding sequence ATGACGCCGTGGCCGGCCAGCGCCGAGGACCTGATCCGCGAGCAGGAGCGCCTGGCGGCCCTGCGGCCCCCGCCCTGGCGGATGGGTGCGGAGGAGGTGGCCGTGGGCGGCTGCTTCGTGTGCTTTCCCCGCGGGTACGAGGGCGAGGGTGCCGCGGGAGACCCCGCGTGGGCGGCGGCCGTGGTGGTGCGCCACGGACGCCTGCTCGCCGAGGTGGTGGTCCGCGCCCGCGCCGCCGCGCCCTACCGCCCGGGGCTGCTGGCCCTGCGGGAGGGGCCGGCCCTGGAGGACGCCGTGCGGGCATTGCCGATCCGCCCGGACGTGCTGCTGGTGAACGCCACCGGACGCGACCACCCCCGCCGCGCCGGGCTCGCGCTGCACCTGGGCGCACGTCTGGACCTGCCCACCGTCGGAGTCACCGACCGGCCGCTGATGGCGGCCGGCCCGCCGCCGGGCCCCCACAGGGGGTCCGCCAGTCCCCTGACCATCGGGGAGGAGGTGGTGGCCTACTGGGTACGCACCCGGACCGCCAGCCGCCCGGTGGTCGCCCATGCCGCGTGGCGCACCGACCCGGAGACCGCCGCCGCGGTGATCCTGCGCACCGCCACCGCCGCCCGGACCCCCGAGCCTCTGCGATTGGCCCGCCGGGCCGCCCGCGCGGCCCGCGCCGCGGATGCGGGGTGA
- a CDS encoding GGDEF domain-containing protein, producing MGIWGRPAFGGLRTWLADRSGRVVLILGLYVLAFVAWVAWGADRLPYREAIGDLAFPPMGLAAWALAWQAGQNRALPGRARAAWRVIALALLSWTAGDVAWAYLEVVRGVSPFPSVADIGYLLFYPLMMAGLLLFPHAPATAAERATFWLDAATVLLGGWMVIWYFVLGPIALSAQASTVETVLSTAYPIGDLVVIFGVAALLLRQPQAGDRTALGLLGAAVGAFLAADIGFGYLTLQDRYRPGDWPDALWMLAWWLAAAAAGHQAWTARVRPPVERTGIAQAVGISPLPYLAAVLGYILLFVAGRYATPYPLGGLLYAAIALTGVVLIRQLTVMGENLRLLGSLRELATTDSLTGLLNRRAFFDLAEREFARYQRYRHPLCAVMVDVDNFKDLNDRYGHLAGDEILQHVARQIRQELRRVDVAARFGGDELVLLLPETGIDDALRVVSRLRHAVAEMRLSFGEHLLRTSISAGVASADGCPSLEALLQRADLALYQAKQAGRDQVRVFEGTSGRAP from the coding sequence GTGGGGATCTGGGGCAGGCCGGCATTCGGAGGGCTGCGGACCTGGCTGGCCGACCGCAGCGGCCGTGTCGTCCTCATCCTGGGGCTGTACGTCCTGGCGTTCGTCGCCTGGGTCGCGTGGGGCGCCGACAGGCTCCCCTACCGTGAGGCCATCGGCGACCTGGCCTTTCCGCCCATGGGCCTGGCCGCCTGGGCTCTGGCGTGGCAGGCCGGCCAGAACCGGGCGCTGCCGGGCCGGGCGCGCGCGGCCTGGCGAGTGATCGCGCTGGCCCTGCTGTCCTGGACTGCTGGCGACGTCGCGTGGGCGTATCTCGAAGTGGTCCGCGGCGTTTCCCCGTTTCCCTCCGTGGCCGACATCGGCTACCTGCTGTTCTACCCGCTGATGATGGCGGGCCTGCTGCTGTTCCCCCACGCGCCCGCCACAGCGGCCGAGCGGGCCACGTTCTGGCTGGACGCGGCGACGGTGCTGCTCGGCGGGTGGATGGTGATCTGGTACTTCGTCCTGGGCCCCATCGCGCTGTCCGCGCAGGCGTCCACCGTGGAGACCGTCCTCTCCACCGCGTACCCGATCGGCGACCTGGTGGTGATCTTCGGGGTGGCGGCGTTGCTGCTGCGCCAGCCACAGGCCGGCGACCGCACCGCTCTGGGCCTGCTGGGAGCCGCCGTCGGGGCGTTCCTGGCGGCGGACATCGGTTTTGGCTACCTCACCCTGCAGGACCGCTACCGGCCCGGGGACTGGCCGGACGCCTTGTGGATGCTGGCTTGGTGGCTGGCGGCCGCCGCCGCCGGGCATCAGGCGTGGACGGCGCGGGTGCGCCCGCCGGTGGAACGGACCGGCATCGCCCAAGCCGTCGGCATCAGTCCTCTCCCCTACCTGGCCGCCGTGCTGGGCTACATCCTGCTGTTTGTCGCCGGGCGGTACGCGACCCCCTACCCCCTGGGGGGGTTGCTGTACGCCGCCATTGCCCTGACCGGGGTGGTACTGATCCGCCAGCTGACGGTGATGGGTGAGAACCTGCGGCTCCTGGGCAGCCTGCGGGAGCTGGCCACCACCGATAGCCTCACGGGGCTGCTGAACCGGCGGGCGTTCTTCGACCTGGCGGAGAGGGAGTTCGCCCGCTACCAGCGCTACCGCCACCCGCTGTGTGCGGTGATGGTGGATGTGGACAACTTCAAAGACCTCAACGACCGCTACGGGCACCTGGCCGGGGACGAGATCCTCCAGCACGTCGCCCGCCAGATCCGGCAGGAGCTGCGGCGGGTGGACGTAGCCGCCCGGTTCGGGGGCGACGAGCTGGTCCTGCTGCTGCCCGAGACCGGCATCGACGACGCCCTGCGGGTCGTCAGCCGGCTGCGGCATGCGGTGGCCGAGATGCGCCTCTCGTTCGGCGAGCACCTGCTGCGAACCAGCATCAGCGCCGGGGTCGCCTCCGCCGACGGGTGCCCGTCCCTCGAAGCGCTGCTGCAGCGCGCCGACCTGGCCCTCTACCAGGCCAAGCAGGCCGGTCGCGACCAGGTCCGGGTCTTTGAGGGGACGTCCGGACGCGCCCCGTAG
- a CDS encoding DUF58 domain-containing protein: MMETPERILRRLEFTVVRRLDGFLFGDYTGVFYGPSLDLAEVREYQPGDEVRRIDWNVTARMHRLFVRQYREERELTSWLLVDLSPSMAFGTRRQLKRQTAAEFAGVAAYIVTRHGDKVGLMGFPGRDVYVPPRGGRAHALRILHTLGRAAPRPGQLADGLAQAARALRRRSLVFIISDFQGDDGWDRPLGQLAARHDVVAVWVTDPAEQDLPDVGGVYVRDPETGEQVWVNTSDPRVRQAYRDLAARERERIRQALARSAVDVLSLSTAEPLLGPLLRFVTLRKRRRRWSLAGR; this comes from the coding sequence ATGATGGAGACCCCCGAGCGGATCCTGCGGCGGCTGGAGTTCACCGTCGTCCGGCGGCTGGACGGCTTCCTGTTCGGCGACTACACGGGCGTGTTCTACGGCCCCAGCCTCGACCTGGCCGAGGTGCGCGAGTACCAGCCGGGGGATGAGGTGCGCCGGATCGACTGGAACGTCACCGCCCGGATGCACCGGCTGTTCGTCCGCCAGTACCGGGAGGAGCGGGAACTGACCAGCTGGCTGCTGGTGGACCTCTCCCCCTCGATGGCCTTCGGCACCCGGCGCCAGCTCAAGCGGCAGACGGCCGCCGAGTTCGCCGGGGTGGCCGCCTACATCGTCACCCGCCACGGGGACAAGGTCGGCCTGATGGGTTTCCCCGGCCGCGACGTCTACGTGCCGCCGCGGGGCGGACGGGCGCACGCCCTGCGCATCCTGCACACCCTCGGCCGCGCCGCGCCGCGCCCCGGGCAGCTGGCGGACGGTCTCGCCCAGGCGGCCCGGGCGCTGCGCCGGCGCAGCCTGGTGTTCATCATCTCCGACTTCCAGGGCGATGACGGGTGGGATCGCCCCCTGGGGCAGCTGGCGGCCCGCCACGACGTCGTCGCCGTGTGGGTGACCGATCCGGCCGAGCAGGACCTGCCGGACGTGGGCGGGGTGTACGTGCGGGATCCCGAGACAGGCGAGCAGGTGTGGGTGAACACTTCGGATCCCCGGGTGCGGCAGGCGTACCGGGACCTGGCGGCCCGGGAACGGGAACGGATCCGTCAGGCCCTGGCGCGCTCGGCGGTGGACGTCCTGAGCCTGTCCACGGCGGAGCCGCTGCTGGGGCCGCTGTTGCGGTTTGTGACCCTGCGCAAGCGGAGGCGGCGGTGGAGTTTGGCTGGCCGGTGA
- a CDS encoding trypsin-like peptidase domain-containing protein, producing MSTRVPAALVVAGLLALAVPSGAQDVLTPGVEAVDRAVVLIGAEYRSGARTVHGSGSGIVVDPAGLILTAHHVVDGAAALEVRWPDGRALPATVVGVDRVYDAALVRVQPVDRVAAAALGSSASLAPGDTVVALGRSPRRREGATAGVFLHVDREIRPGAPYLVSTAIVYPGDSGGALVTTRGEVVGVIVALTRNGQLSLSLAADAVRSVWDGLLAGEVRHPWLGIVGRTLTPELAAQLGLPVTSGVLVLEVVAGGPASVAGLRGASGRDVPRDGDVIVAIDGQPVASFGSLAAYVLGRRVGDAVTLEIVRDGQRVTTTVILAERPAL from the coding sequence ATGTCCACGCGCGTGCCCGCCGCTCTGGTGGTCGCCGGCCTCCTGGCGCTGGCGGTGCCCTCCGGTGCCCAGGACGTTCTCACGCCCGGGGTGGAGGCCGTCGATCGGGCGGTGGTCCTGATCGGCGCTGAGTACCGCAGCGGCGCCCGCACGGTCCACGGCTCGGGATCCGGCATCGTGGTGGATCCCGCCGGGCTCATCCTCACAGCCCACCACGTGGTGGACGGAGCGGCGGCTCTGGAGGTGCGGTGGCCCGACGGGAGGGCGCTGCCGGCGACGGTGGTGGGGGTGGACCGGGTGTACGATGCGGCCCTGGTGCGTGTGCAGCCTGTGGACCGGGTGGCGGCGGCCGCCCTGGGGTCGTCGGCGTCCCTGGCTCCGGGCGACACCGTCGTTGCCCTGGGGCGCTCTCCGCGGCGGCGGGAGGGAGCCACCGCGGGCGTGTTCCTCCACGTGGACCGGGAGATCCGGCCGGGCGCGCCTTACCTGGTCTCCACCGCCATCGTCTACCCCGGCGACTCCGGGGGTGCCCTGGTGACGACCCGGGGAGAGGTGGTGGGGGTGATCGTCGCCCTCACCCGCAACGGCCAGCTCAGCCTGTCGCTGGCGGCGGACGCCGTGCGCTCCGTGTGGGACGGGCTGCTGGCGGGAGAGGTGCGCCACCCCTGGCTGGGGATCGTCGGCCGGACCCTGACACCCGAGCTGGCGGCGCAGCTGGGCCTGCCGGTCACCTCGGGGGTGCTGGTCCTGGAGGTGGTTGCCGGCGGCCCGGCCTCTGTCGCCGGGCTGCGGGGGGCGTCCGGCCGGGACGTTCCCCGGGACGGCGACGTGATCGTCGCCATCGACGGCCAGCCGGTGGCCTCGTTCGGGTCCCTGGCCGCCTACGTGCTGGGCCGCCGCGTGGGCGACGCGGTCACCCTGGAGATCGTCCGCGACGGCCAGCGGGTGACCACCACGGTGATCCTGGCCGAGCGGCCGGCCCTGTAG
- a CDS encoding AAA family ATPase, which produces MRRVLMEIKKVIVGQDLMLERILVALLARGHILIEGVPGLAKTLAVKTTARVIDCQFKRIQFTPDLVPADLIGTRIYNQHTGTFETELGPVFANLVLADEINRAPAKVQSALLEAMQERQVTIGRQTFPLPDPFLVLATQNPIESEGTYPLPEAQVDRFMFKVVIGYPDTLEEVTIVDRMAVRPPEVETVIHAQDLLELQRLADAVYVHPRLMEYAVTLSTATRRPRDYGLADLAPYISYGSSPRASLNMIVGAKALALIRGREYVLPEDVRDIAPEVMRHRLVLSYEALAQGITGDHIVTRVLDHIPPPRVHIGDPYETARAGPS; this is translated from the coding sequence ATGCGCCGGGTCCTGATGGAGATCAAGAAGGTGATCGTGGGGCAGGACCTGATGCTGGAGCGCATCCTGGTGGCGCTGCTGGCCCGCGGCCACATCCTCATCGAGGGCGTGCCGGGCCTGGCCAAGACGCTGGCCGTCAAGACCACCGCCCGGGTCATCGACTGCCAGTTCAAGCGCATCCAGTTCACCCCCGACCTGGTGCCCGCCGACCTGATCGGCACCCGCATCTACAACCAGCACACGGGCACCTTCGAGACGGAACTGGGGCCGGTCTTCGCCAACCTGGTCCTGGCCGACGAGATCAACCGGGCGCCGGCCAAGGTCCAGTCGGCGCTGCTGGAGGCCATGCAGGAGCGGCAGGTCACCATCGGGAGGCAGACGTTTCCCCTGCCGGATCCCTTCCTGGTCCTGGCCACCCAGAACCCCATCGAGAGCGAGGGCACCTATCCGCTGCCCGAGGCCCAGGTGGACCGGTTCATGTTCAAGGTGGTGATCGGCTACCCCGACACCCTGGAAGAGGTCACCATCGTGGACCGGATGGCGGTGCGCCCGCCCGAGGTGGAGACGGTGATCCACGCCCAGGACCTGCTGGAGCTGCAGCGCCTGGCGGATGCCGTCTACGTTCACCCGCGTCTGATGGAGTACGCGGTGACCCTCAGCACCGCCACCCGCCGGCCCCGGGACTACGGGCTGGCGGACCTGGCGCCCTACATCTCCTACGGCAGCAGCCCGCGGGCGTCGCTGAACATGATCGTGGGCGCCAAGGCCCTGGCGCTGATCCGGGGGCGGGAGTACGTGCTGCCCGAGGATGTCCGGGACATCGCGCCCGAGGTGATGCGGCACCGGCTGGTTCTCTCCTACGAGGCTCTGGCCCAGGGCATCACCGGCGACCACATCGTGACCCGGGTTCTCGACCACATCCCGCCGCCGCGGGTGCACATCGGCGACCCCTACGAGACCGCCCGCGCCGGGCCGTCCTGA
- a CDS encoding VWA domain-containing protein, whose product MEFGWPVMLWGLLAAPALLAAYLRAQRLRGRAEAALADPHLLGALWQRPPAVRRHLPAGCYLAAVALLTFAMARPSATVPLPTNRAALVLAVDVSKSMIGEDVRPNRLQAAQRAALEVLQAVPGSARVGLIAFSDYAQVLVPPTTDRQAVQEALAGLKVLQATGVGGAIVEALRILPGRAEALGDRLAALAQPFGPRPQPPPAAAPAPSDLPPAAVVILSDGVSNLGVDPAVAARLALDAHVKIYAVGVGTPGGSVMEVDGQLVLVPFDPTLLQQIAQLTGGRYLEVTQQDELRQAARQLGRAIGWERRRTEITSPLAGLAGLLILTGASLSLLWFRRVP is encoded by the coding sequence GTGGAGTTTGGCTGGCCGGTGATGCTGTGGGGACTGCTGGCGGCGCCGGCGCTGCTGGCCGCGTACCTGCGCGCCCAGCGCCTGCGCGGGCGCGCCGAAGCCGCCCTGGCCGATCCGCACCTGCTCGGGGCCCTGTGGCAGCGGCCGCCGGCGGTGCGGCGGCACCTCCCGGCGGGATGCTACCTGGCCGCCGTGGCCCTGCTGACCTTCGCCATGGCCCGGCCGTCTGCGACCGTGCCGCTGCCCACCAACCGCGCGGCGCTGGTCCTGGCCGTCGACGTCAGCAAGAGCATGATCGGGGAGGACGTGCGCCCCAACCGCCTGCAGGCCGCGCAGCGGGCGGCGCTGGAGGTCCTGCAGGCGGTGCCGGGGTCCGCCCGCGTGGGGCTGATCGCCTTCAGCGACTACGCCCAGGTCCTGGTGCCTCCCACCACCGATCGCCAGGCCGTGCAGGAGGCGCTGGCGGGGCTGAAGGTCCTGCAGGCCACCGGCGTGGGCGGCGCCATCGTGGAGGCCCTGCGGATCCTGCCGGGCCGCGCTGAGGCGCTGGGCGACCGCCTGGCGGCCCTGGCGCAGCCGTTCGGCCCGCGCCCCCAGCCGCCGCCCGCCGCCGCACCCGCCCCATCTGACCTGCCGCCCGCAGCGGTGGTGATCCTGTCTGACGGCGTCAGCAACCTGGGCGTGGACCCCGCCGTGGCAGCGCGTCTGGCGCTGGACGCACACGTGAAAATCTATGCGGTGGGGGTGGGGACGCCGGGGGGCAGCGTGATGGAGGTGGACGGCCAGCTGGTCCTGGTGCCCTTTGACCCGACGCTGCTGCAGCAGATCGCCCAGCTGACGGGAGGCCGCTACCTGGAGGTCACCCAGCAGGACGAGCTGCGCCAGGCCGCGCGCCAGCTGGGCCGCGCCATCGGATGGGAGCGCCGGCGGACCGAGATCACCTCACCCCTGGCCGGGCTGGCGGGCCTGCTGATCCTGACCGGCGCGTCGCTGTCGCTGCTGTGGTTCAGGAGGGTGCCGTGA
- a CDS encoding NTPase gives MSAKNILLTGRPGVGKTTVVRAVVERLSARVGGFYTEEIREGGRRQGFAIVTTDGRRAVMAHVRLRSPHTVGRYGVSVEAIDAVAVPALRDALQTADVVVVDEIARMELCSPRFAAAVRAVLDSPRPVLGVVQAARLPFLDEVRRRPDVRLVEVTPATRDAAVEVVAREVEALVRRRRDEGSA, from the coding sequence GTGTCGGCCAAGAACATCCTGCTGACCGGACGTCCCGGGGTGGGCAAGACCACGGTCGTGCGGGCGGTGGTGGAGCGCCTGTCGGCGCGGGTCGGAGGATTCTACACCGAGGAGATCCGCGAGGGGGGCCGCCGCCAGGGGTTTGCCATCGTGACCACCGACGGTCGCCGGGCCGTGATGGCCCACGTGCGCCTGCGCTCGCCGCATACCGTGGGACGCTACGGCGTCAGCGTGGAGGCCATCGACGCCGTGGCCGTGCCCGCCCTGCGGGATGCCCTGCAGACGGCCGACGTGGTGGTCGTGGACGAGATCGCGCGCATGGAGCTGTGCTCCCCGCGCTTCGCCGCGGCGGTGCGCGCCGTCCTGGACAGCCCCCGCCCGGTGCTGGGCGTCGTCCAGGCTGCCCGCCTGCCGTTTCTGGACGAGGTCCGCCGCCGGCCCGACGTGCGGCTGGTGGAGGTGACCCCGGCCACGCGGGACGCTGCGGTGGAGGTCGTCGCCCGGGAGGTGGAGGCCCTGGTGCGCCGCCGGCGGGATGAGGGGTCAGCCTGA
- a CDS encoding VWA domain-containing protein encodes MTWQWPVMLVGLLALPALAAAYAAALRRPPRNPVAYTRVSLVARAAAAGRWRRHLPAALVGASLAAVILALARPVAPLPVPAVQTTVVLSIDVSRSMLADDLPPTRMEAAKAAAREFVLGLPRGLKVGVVTFSSYATLLVPPTADRGRVVQAIEMLSTEFATAIGDGLVEAVYALPGRQRPASPFQPPPPPAEGAPPGTVVLLSDGQSNRGVPPQDAARIAREQGVTVYTVGIGTPEGTFLNLGGRAIWVRLDEDTLREMAEITGGAYYHARSAAELRRVYRRLSRAIGWEARPTEVTALAAGAAALLLVAAVGLSLATVHRV; translated from the coding sequence ATGACCTGGCAGTGGCCGGTCATGCTGGTGGGCCTGCTGGCTCTGCCGGCGCTGGCCGCCGCATATGCGGCCGCGCTGCGCCGGCCGCCCCGGAACCCCGTGGCGTACACCCGGGTCTCCCTGGTGGCCCGCGCGGCAGCGGCCGGGCGGTGGCGGCGCCACCTGCCGGCCGCCCTGGTGGGGGCCAGCCTGGCGGCGGTGATCCTGGCCCTGGCGCGCCCCGTGGCGCCCCTGCCGGTGCCGGCGGTGCAGACCACCGTGGTGCTCTCCATCGACGTCAGCCGCAGCATGCTGGCCGACGACCTGCCGCCCACCCGGATGGAGGCGGCCAAGGCGGCCGCCCGGGAGTTCGTGCTGGGCCTGCCGCGGGGGCTGAAGGTGGGGGTGGTGACCTTCAGCAGCTACGCCACCCTGCTGGTGCCTCCCACCGCCGACCGCGGCCGGGTGGTGCAGGCCATCGAGATGCTGTCCACCGAGTTCGCCACCGCCATCGGCGACGGGCTGGTGGAGGCGGTGTACGCCCTGCCGGGCCGCCAGCGCCCCGCGTCGCCGTTCCAGCCGCCTCCTCCGCCGGCGGAGGGGGCGCCGCCGGGGACCGTGGTCCTGCTCTCCGACGGCCAGAGCAACCGCGGGGTCCCGCCCCAGGACGCTGCCCGCATCGCCCGGGAACAGGGCGTGACCGTGTACACCGTGGGGATCGGCACGCCCGAGGGAACGTTTCTGAACCTGGGCGGGCGGGCCATCTGGGTGCGGCTGGACGAAGACACCCTGCGGGAGATGGCGGAGATCACCGGGGGCGCCTACTACCACGCCCGGTCGGCGGCCGAACTGCGCCGCGTGTACCGGCGCCTGAGCCGCGCGATCGGATGGGAAGCGCGCCCCACAGAAGTGACCGCCCTGGCCGCCGGGGCGGCCGCCCTGCTGCTGGTGGCCGCCGTCGGGCTGTCCCTCGCCACCGTGCATCGCGTCTGA
- a CDS encoding DUF6152 family protein → MSRYMRAAGTMMLVLVAATPAPGHHGWSQYDDSQTLTLVGVVREATFEHPHAVLRLEAAARVWTVILPPPPRAARLGLTARTLRAGQTVTVVAHPHRVTPDEVRALRLTVGETTISLR, encoded by the coding sequence ATGTCCAGATACATGCGCGCGGCCGGGACGATGATGCTGGTCCTGGTGGCTGCCACCCCGGCGCCGGGCCACCACGGGTGGAGCCAGTATGACGACTCGCAGACCCTGACCCTCGTGGGCGTCGTGCGGGAGGCGACCTTCGAACACCCCCATGCCGTCCTCCGGCTCGAGGCCGCAGCCCGGGTGTGGACGGTCATTCTGCCTCCTCCCCCCCGGGCCGCCCGGCTGGGGCTGACCGCCCGGACGCTGCGGGCCGGCCAGACCGTGACGGTGGTGGCGCACCCCCACCGCGTCACACCCGACGAGGTCCGGGCTCTGCGCCTCACTGTGGGGGAGACCACCATCTCGCTGCGATGA
- a CDS encoding M28 family metallopeptidase: MRAFLRTGLWVLLLSAVLAAAASAQAPDAGVRALAHVRALAALGPRVAGSLADRQAADYIGARLRDLGYEVTLQAFAFPYFETRRVSLEVVSPQRVPVEARALLYSSPTSGVLTAEVVAAGRGTPQDVGDIIRGKIALVERGGLRFADKVANAARAGALAVVVYNNEPGVVVGTLLEPSAIPAVIISQADGRRVLEWLRSGPVVVALLVDTVNEQRQSANVVGSLPGASGRRLVVGGHYDSVEGSPGANDNASGVAAALEVARLLRDDPPPLPVEIVAFGAEELGLYGSRHYARSPRLASVAGMVNLDMVGVGERLLVGNTTGDTRLVDAAVDAARRLGIPVTRTRLGASDHTAFEAAGVPAVFLHWTDDPRYHSPQDTPEHIQPDRLDAVIRIAVAVAHSRAVGGPLPTVPQPSAELAAAVR, translated from the coding sequence ATGCGCGCTTTCCTCCGGACCGGCCTGTGGGTCCTCCTGCTGTCCGCCGTCCTGGCGGCCGCCGCCAGCGCCCAGGCGCCCGATGCCGGCGTGCGCGCCCTGGCCCACGTGCGGGCTCTGGCGGCCCTCGGCCCGCGGGTGGCCGGCAGCCTCGCCGACCGGCAGGCCGCCGACTACATCGGCGCCCGGCTGCGCGACCTCGGATACGAGGTGACCCTGCAGGCGTTTGCCTTCCCCTACTTCGAGACCCGCCGCGTCAGCCTGGAGGTGGTAAGCCCCCAGAGGGTCCCGGTGGAGGCGCGGGCCCTGCTGTACTCGTCCCCGACCTCCGGCGTCCTGACCGCGGAGGTGGTGGCGGCCGGCCGCGGGACGCCCCAGGACGTGGGCGACATCATCAGGGGGAAGATCGCGCTGGTGGAACGCGGGGGGCTGCGCTTCGCCGACAAGGTCGCCAACGCCGCCCGGGCCGGTGCCCTGGCCGTGGTGGTGTACAACAACGAACCCGGTGTGGTGGTGGGAACGTTGCTGGAACCCTCGGCCATCCCGGCGGTGATCATCTCCCAGGCCGACGGCCGGCGGGTGCTGGAGTGGCTGCGGTCCGGGCCCGTCGTCGTCGCCCTGCTGGTGGACACGGTCAACGAACAGCGCCAGTCCGCCAACGTGGTCGGCAGCCTGCCGGGGGCGTCAGGCCGCCGCCTGGTGGTGGGGGGACATTACGACTCGGTGGAGGGCAGCCCCGGAGCCAACGACAACGCTTCCGGGGTGGCGGCGGCCCTGGAGGTGGCCCGGCTGCTGCGGGACGATCCTCCTCCGCTCCCGGTCGAGATCGTGGCGTTCGGGGCGGAGGAACTGGGCCTGTACGGCTCGCGCCACTACGCCCGCAGTCCGCGGCTGGCGTCGGTGGCGGGCATGGTCAACCTGGACATGGTCGGCGTGGGGGAGCGGCTGCTGGTCGGCAACACCACCGGCGACACGCGCCTGGTGGACGCCGCGGTGGACGCGGCCCGCCGGCTGGGCATCCCGGTCACCCGGACCCGGCTGGGGGCCAGCGACCACACGGCCTTCGAGGCCGCCGGAGTGCCGGCGGTGTTCCTGCACTGGACCGATGACCCCCGGTATCACTCGCCCCAGGACACGCCGGAACACATTCAGCCCGACCGTCTGGACGCCGTGATCCGCATCGCGGTGGCCGTGGCCCACTCCCGGGCCGTGGGCGGACCGCTGCCGACGGTGCCGCAGCCGTCGGCCGAACTGGCGGCCGCGGTCCGTTGA
- a CDS encoding peroxiredoxin, protein MATDPRSGLPADLPVPVNDGACAHLPGLRLPSVPLLSTAGGTVDLAALPGRTVVYCYPRTGRPGEPLPTGWELIPGARGCTPQACAFRDRHGDFARRDVRVLGVSAQTPDEQAEAARRLGLPFDLLSDARLDFARALRLPTFEVDGRAYLRRLTLIVRDGRVEHVFYPVFPPDRNPDEVLAWLDAQPM, encoded by the coding sequence ATGGCGACGGATCCTCGGAGCGGGCTGCCAGCCGATCTGCCGGTTCCCGTCAACGACGGGGCGTGCGCGCACCTGCCGGGTCTGCGCCTGCCGTCGGTGCCGCTTCTGTCCACGGCCGGGGGCACGGTGGACCTCGCCGCGCTGCCCGGGCGTACGGTCGTCTATTGCTATCCCCGCACCGGGCGGCCCGGGGAGCCCCTGCCGACGGGGTGGGAGTTGATCCCCGGGGCCCGCGGCTGCACGCCCCAGGCGTGCGCGTTCCGCGACCGCCACGGGGACTTCGCCCGGCGGGACGTGCGCGTTCTCGGCGTGAGCGCCCAGACTCCCGACGAGCAGGCCGAAGCCGCCCGGCGCCTGGGGCTGCCGTTTGACCTGCTCAGCGACGCGCGGCTGGACTTCGCCCGGGCCCTGCGGCTGCCCACCTTTGAGGTGGACGGGCGCGCGTACCTCCGCCGGCTCACCCTGATTGTCCGGGACGGGCGCGTCGAGCACGTCTTCTACCCCGTGTTCCCCCCCGACCGCAATCCCGACGAGGTCCTGGCCTGGCTGGACGCCCAACCGATGTAG